From the genome of Ziziphus jujuba cultivar Dongzao chromosome 4, ASM3175591v1:
TATTTAACACCAAAAGATAAGTTTTTAAGTCAGTTTAAAATTACACAAAACCATATACCATTTTGCTTATGGTACAAGAAAGAAACTTTAGGTACTCTGGCTGTCTATAATAACATGTCAAGCAGCTTCATTAACATTAGATTTTGTCATCCATAAGAGGATCTTCTACAATCAGTCAACTTGACCTGAACATGAACAGTGGTAAAGGAGCTTACCTGCTCTGAGTATTCAACACCGCTGGCCCCATATGATCTGGCAATCGCCTCTATTTTCTCTTTGATACTAATGTCCAAAGGATATAAAAACTTCAATGGCTGAGTAACATTCTCACAGGCTCGTTGAACAGCAATTCCAAGATCAACCTGAAGATCATGATAAGCTTCATCAATTACAACAGATGTCATAGACAACAGAAAGGGGTTACTCCATTAGGCTCGGCTTCAAAAGATGCCATAGGCATATGCCTGATTCATTTGGCATCTAACTGCCTATTGCTTCCCTAGGTGATCTATAATGGCTTAAAGCACATCCCTTTTCTATGATGTACAATTTGTCAGCAATTAACTTAGATTGAAAATAAGGGCAGATGAAGTAGATCAAAATAATCATTCTATGGACAAACTACTCTATGTGAACTATGAGACAATAGAAGGTTTGTAAAAATCCATAAACTGTCTATTATGTTTCATACATTTCTTATCATTGTGCTTGTGTGAGAATATAAGAAttactatttctttatttcgcTAAACGAGATCTAATTAGTTAAGGGGATGAAGTGACTCACCGCTCCTTTTCCACCATGGGCATGATGAGTACAAATAACAGCATCATATGCACCAGCTGCCAAAGCTGCATTTCTAACTGCATTTAGTTCTGCTTCACTATCTGTTGCGAACTTGTTCACAGCAACAACAACATTCACACCATAAGCTTTTGTGTTCGTAATATGCCTGGCCAAATTCACACAACCTGCTTCAACTAGAGATACATTCTCAGTTAAGTAGGCATGATCTAGAGGCTTCCCAGCAACAACTTCTGGTCCTCCACCATGCATTTTCAAAGCTCTTATTGTTGCAACAATAACAGCACACTGAGGTGTTAAACCACTATATCGGCACTTTATATTCATGAATTTCTCAGCCCCAATATCAGCACCAAATCCTGCTTCTGTGACCACAAACCCACCCTGTCCTACCAGTTTGAGTGCAATCTTATCTGCCACAATAGAGGAATTTCCATGAGCAATATTTGCAAAAGGGCCAGCATGAACAAGAACTGGAGTTCCCTCAAGAGTCTGCATCAAAGTAGGGTTAATAGCATCCTTCATTAGAACTGTTAAAGCACCTCCAACGCCAAGATCATCAGCAGTTACAGGATCACCAGCCTTGCTGTTCCCAACCACCATTTTTCCAAGCCTCTCCCTCATATCAGCTAGAGATGTTGTAAGGGCCAAAACCGCCATTATTTCACTGGCAACAGAAATATCAAATCCTGTTTCTCTCACCATTCCTTTCTCTTCAGGGCCCTGGCCAATGGTTATCTTCCTCAAGAATCGGTCATTTACATCCATCACTCTTCTCCATGTAATAGAAACTGGATTGATATCAAGCCTAGCAAACTTTTTAACTTCTTGTGGTGTGAGATCCTCTGGCCTGGTCTTAGAGATACCAAGTTTCTTCAAACGTCTAAACATGATGTCACTAAAGGACCGTTTCCCTTCCTTATTTGGAGGGCATAACCGGTTTAAGAGAGCCTTATCTGATTGGGTTGACTCATGGAAAATCCTAGTGTCAATCGCAGCAGCAAGAAGATTGTTTGCAGCCGTTATGGCATGAATATCTCCGGTTAGGTGAAGATTGAATTCATCCATTGGGATCACCTGACTGTAACCACCTCCTGCTGCACCTCCTTTGATTCCAAAAGTCGGTCCTTGTGATGGTTGACGAAGGCAGGTAACAACCTAATATAGTAAGACAAATTGATTAGTGGTTAGGAACCATTTAACAATGATATAAACTAATTGGCAAATCGTCATGGCTGAAAGTTTTGTATAGAAGCCACATAGAGCATAAACAATGTAGCAAAGGAAAGATGAAAATCCATTACCTATCGGTAACACCATTTTCATGTATTAACTCTGATATGAAAGTTGGATTTACACTAGTAATGGGAGTACTCCTAATGCAGAACAGAAAATAGGATTTACATCCACAAAGAGCTAAAATCCacctaaaattttgaaatacgaATTATCCAAGTGACTAGTCCCCTCTTTGCATCCAACTTAAACCAGATTCATATATACATAAGTTCAGCAGCTTATATTGTCCTCTCGGAATCGTCATGGTATATTTACAAGACGTATATTTACAAGACCGCATTCTTTGAAACTGATTTTCACCTTTTCCTTAAATCTTCACTAAGAAACAATAAGCGTCATGCAATTGGGACTTTTGTAGGAAGTCGCCGTATATATGATAACGGGAaaacagattttaaaagaaatcaCCTTTTTATCAAGAAAAGCACCCAAAGCTTGACAGAGTCCAACAGTAGTAGTAGATTTGCCTTCTCCAAGAGGAGTTGGAGTAATCCCTCCAACCACAACATAATACCCATCTCTGGATCCTTCAAGCTCATCAAGCACAGATAACAAAACCTGAATATCCACATCCCagataattcattctcaatactaccagaaaaaaaataaaaaaacagaatcaaaatcaaaactcCAAACAATTGCCCAAAACATTGAAGAACAAAAAGGCCGACAACATAGAATTGTTACAGACCATATAGagttaaaataaattcaaaataaaaaaataagtacccaacaaaaaaaaaatttaaaattaaaactttcactGCAAACAAGACGAAACATGATTGACGAAAGGAATAACCTTGGCCTTATATTTGCCATAAAGATCATAGTGGTTGGGAGAGAGGTTGAGTTCCTTGGCAATCTCAGAGATGTGGAAAGGCTCAACCGAGTTGGCGATGTCTATGTCTGCTGGTACTGGAGAAACCACCTCCAACTTTCTCAAAGTCTTCGAAGAActcattttcctttttgggcaaaaaaccttttttttctgGGTCTACTTCAGATCTCTGGGTTGTTGGCTCACTGATTCAGTCTACGAGACGAGATTCTTCAGGCGGACATTGATGTGCGTGTACTTTTTCCCTTATCCACCACCATGAATGCTAAAAAGTCAGTAAGTCACGGACGCTTCAGTGCTCTGACGAACCATAGCCGTCGGTTTTCAATGATCGAGATGTGAATCATGTGATCTAAGAGAGTTTGAGACAAAGCTGACTGCTTTGCTGTTCCACTGATTCTAAAAGCAACACGTGCCATAAATTTCTTAGAAAAGGattaaaaacacacaaaaaaaccaaaaaaaaaaacaagaaaataaaagtcGAAGAGTGGAGATGCGGGGTATCGATCCCCGCGCTCTACCATCTGAGCTACATCCCCGTCATTTTAGgggcttttattattttatatcttaatttaATATACTCACATTCCTACTCTAGAATTTGGGTGTCTTTGTAAGTCAACTCAGAAGAGAAAAAGGATCGAATAGCAGTTAAGAGAGAGTGAGTAGGATTATTAATGTAATAAACTTGGCCAAGCAATGAGTCAATTCAGTTGGGTACTTGGTAATCAATTAAGTAGAGCTTCAAATTCTTAAAagcaacaaggaaaaaaaaaacaataaataaataaaatccagcTGAATCTCATAGAATCCTTTACAGTATTAATATAGGCCCATCAATTTCGATTCGATTGCCTGATCTATCTGCTTGAGTAGTTGGAATAATAGAAGCCACAAATATTCGAGTAAAGGAAGCACACAGAAAACCATCaaccaataaacaaataaataaatgacaatTAATCTCTTCCTATAATTTTCCagtaacaaagaaaaagaaaaaggttataACATTACGAATCCTAATCCcactataataattaattaattaagctgATAAGCCCGGAACAACAACACTACTCTTTGAGGACGTTCTTGATGAATGGTGATGATGGCTCATGAGCAGTAGGCAGAACACGGTTAACAGCAGCAGAAGCAGAACCTGCAGGTTTGAAGCTGGCGGACTTCTTCTTCATCGTCTTCTTCTTGCTTTTGTTGTTGTCGGAGAAGATATTGGAAGAAGTGGAAAGGATGACATAAACCAGAGCTTGAATAATCACaaacatggtcaccttcatatTCATTATATCTACTAATAAGGGGGTGATCATCATCTCCATCTCCCTCCAAAACTAGCTAGCTTTCCAATCAATCAATATTAATTGCAGAGAGACACGCACACTCTGTGTTGGAAGAGtgttatatatagataataatctgtgactaaatatgaaaaatatgctTTTGGAACCCCTGTTTATATAGACACTGTCCCAATTAGTCTTCTCACTTAATCTAGCTTTTGACTCAGCTTGAAGTCTTCTTCCCTCAGACACAGCAAGTGGCTCTGAGACCTTCTCAAGTCAGAAATGGTCATTATGCTTCAGGATTTAACTAATTTGGTCCTAATAACTCTCTATTTGACCAGCTCATCTCGCTGCAAGTAGACCCAATTGCAAACCAGTTTtgaataaagatattaataaaagCAAACTATATGTCACGAGGAAAACAATGTGAGACCCTAAAAGAAGATTCAAGTAATTTTATGCTTATGAATTCATCCTCACAAAATTCTTGCTTATATGTAACCAACTTCCCTATAAGcgttatacatatttatatgcttttgtgaaataataaaatggggtagagaaaaagaaaagtattcagggaaaaaaattaa
Proteins encoded in this window:
- the LOC107415101 gene encoding formate--tetrahydrofolate ligase, with the protein product MSSSKTLRKLEVVSPVPADIDIANSVEPFHISEIAKELNLSPNHYDLYGKYKAKVLLSVLDELEGSRDGYYVVVGGITPTPLGEGKSTTTVGLCQALGAFLDKKVVTCLRQPSQGPTFGIKGGAAGGGYSQVIPMDEFNLHLTGDIHAITAANNLLAAAIDTRIFHESTQSDKALLNRLCPPNKEGKRSFSDIMFRRLKKLGISKTRPEDLTPQEVKKFARLDINPVSITWRRVMDVNDRFLRKITIGQGPEEKGMVRETGFDISVASEIMAVLALTTSLADMRERLGKMVVGNSKAGDPVTADDLGVGGALTVLMKDAINPTLMQTLEGTPVLVHAGPFANIAHGNSSIVADKIALKLVGQGGFVVTEAGFGADIGAEKFMNIKCRYSGLTPQCAVIVATIRALKMHGGGPEVVAGKPLDHAYLTENVSLVEAGCVNLARHITNTKAYGVNVVVAVNKFATDSEAELNAVRNAALAAGAYDAVICTHHAHGGKGAVDLGIAVQRACENVTQPLKFLYPLDISIKEKIEAIARSYGASGVEYSEQAEKQIEMYSQQGFSGLPICMAKTQYSFSHNASEKGAPTGFVLPIRDVRGSIGAGFIYPLVGTMSTMPGLPTRPCFYDIDVDTATGKVIGLS